From Coturnix japonica isolate 7356 chromosome 1, Coturnix japonica 2.1, whole genome shotgun sequence, the proteins below share one genomic window:
- the MLC1 gene encoding membrane protein MLC1 isoform X5 — MTREEGYREEFSYDRMPTLERGKQENGNYIPDIKSSDLQLSKRLHPCFIYRTWIFSLLMGTCLLITSGFSLYLGNIFPSEMDYLRCAAGSILFVSTFAVTTTCLIWFGCKLVLNPSAININFNLILLILLEIFMATTVIISARSTEDCCMRKKNTTYDSTIVLSNVSFPTRILKSYSVIEVIIGISSVFGGIIALNMDVLVSGPYLSVTFFWILVACFPSAIASHVAAEYPSKCLVEVLIAISSVTSPLLFTASGYLSFSIMQVVDIFKNYPPAVKQSYDVLLLLLMLMLLIQACLTIGTVIQCVNYKTKMKLQDSSWTESQVKKQEYRTTEVSNNTLKDFDKDKAWKAVVVQMAQ, encoded by the exons ATGACCAGGGAAGAAGGTTACCGAGAAGAATTCAGCTATGACAGAATGCCAACTTTGGAGCGGGGAAAGCAAGAGAATGGAAATTATATACCAGATATCAAATCCAGTGACCTTCAGCTATCAAAGAGGCTGCATCCTTGCTTTATTTACAGAACGTGgatcttttctttgctgatggGT ACTTGCCTCCTTATTACCTCTGGGTTTTCACTCTATCTGGGAAATATTTTCCCATCTGAAATGGATTATTTACGTTGTGCAGCAGGTTCA ATTCTGTTTGTCTCTACATTTGCTGTTACAACAACATGTTTAATTTGGTTTGGATGCAAACTTGTCCTGAATCCATCAGCTATAAAT ATAAATTTCAACTTGATTCTACTTATTCTGCTGGAAATCTTCATGGCAACTACTGTGATCATTTCAGCTAGATCTACTGAAGACTGCTGTATGAGAAAGAAA aatACCACGTATGATAGTACCATTGTTTTGAGTAATGTCAGCTTTCCTACTCGAATTCTGAAGTCATACTCA GTAATTGAAGTGATCATTGGAATTTCATCAGTATTTGGTGGCATAATTGCTTTAAATATGGATGTTCTAGTCTCAGGTCCATATCTTTCAGTAACGTTCTTTTGGATCTTGGTTGCT TGCTTTCCTAGTGCTATTGCAAGTCATGTGGCTGCTGAATATCCAAGTAAATGTCTG gTTGAGGTCCTGATTGCCATTAGTAGTGTCACATCCCCATTGTTGTTCACAGCTTCTGGATATTTATCCTTCAGTATCATGCAAGTTGTTGACATCTTTAAAAATTATCCACCTGCTGTTAAA CAGTCTTATGATGTACTACTGTTGCTTCTGATGTTGATGCTGCTAATTCAGGCATGCCTTACTATTGGAACTGTAATACAGTGTGTAAATtacaagacaaaaatgaaactgcaggATTCGTCCTGGACAGAGTCACAGGTTAAAAAACAGGAGTACAGAACAACAGAG GTTTCCAATAATACCTTAAAGGATTTTGACAAAGACAAAGCCTGGAAAGCAGTTGTGGTGCAGATGGCTCAGTAG
- the MLC1 gene encoding membrane protein MLC1 isoform X3: MTREEGYREEFSYDRMPTLERGKQENGNYIPDIKSSDLQLSKRLHPCFIYRTWIFSLLMGTCLLITSGFSLYLGNIFPSEMDYLRCAAGSCIPSAVVSFAIARNKINVIPNFQILFVSTFAVTTTCLIWFGCKLVLNPSAININFNLILLILLEIFMATTVIISARSTEDCCMRKKNTTYDSTIVLSNVSFPTRILKSYSVIEVIIGISSVFGGIIALNMDVLVSGPYLSVTFFWILVACFPSAIASHVAAEYPSKCLVEVLIAISSVTSPLLFTASGYLSFSIMQVVDIFKNYPPAVKQSYDVLLLLLMLMLLIQACLTIGTVIQCVNYKTKMKLQDSSWTESQVKKQEYRTTEVSNNTLKDFDKDKAWKAVVVQMAQ; this comes from the exons ATGACCAGGGAAGAAGGTTACCGAGAAGAATTCAGCTATGACAGAATGCCAACTTTGGAGCGGGGAAAGCAAGAGAATGGAAATTATATACCAGATATCAAATCCAGTGACCTTCAGCTATCAAAGAGGCTGCATCCTTGCTTTATTTACAGAACGTGgatcttttctttgctgatggGT ACTTGCCTCCTTATTACCTCTGGGTTTTCACTCTATCTGGGAAATATTTTCCCATCTGAAATGGATTATTTACGTTGTGCAGCAGGTTCA TGTATTCCTTCAGCAGTTGTGAGCTTTGCTATAGCaaggaataaaattaatgtg ATACCCAATTTTCAGATTCTGTTTGTCTCTACATTTGCTGTTACAACAACATGTTTAATTTGGTTTGGATGCAAACTTGTCCTGAATCCATCAGCTATAAAT ATAAATTTCAACTTGATTCTACTTATTCTGCTGGAAATCTTCATGGCAACTACTGTGATCATTTCAGCTAGATCTACTGAAGACTGCTGTATGAGAAAGAAA aatACCACGTATGATAGTACCATTGTTTTGAGTAATGTCAGCTTTCCTACTCGAATTCTGAAGTCATACTCA GTAATTGAAGTGATCATTGGAATTTCATCAGTATTTGGTGGCATAATTGCTTTAAATATGGATGTTCTAGTCTCAGGTCCATATCTTTCAGTAACGTTCTTTTGGATCTTGGTTGCT TGCTTTCCTAGTGCTATTGCAAGTCATGTGGCTGCTGAATATCCAAGTAAATGTCTG gTTGAGGTCCTGATTGCCATTAGTAGTGTCACATCCCCATTGTTGTTCACAGCTTCTGGATATTTATCCTTCAGTATCATGCAAGTTGTTGACATCTTTAAAAATTATCCACCTGCTGTTAAA CAGTCTTATGATGTACTACTGTTGCTTCTGATGTTGATGCTGCTAATTCAGGCATGCCTTACTATTGGAACTGTAATACAGTGTGTAAATtacaagacaaaaatgaaactgcaggATTCGTCCTGGACAGAGTCACAGGTTAAAAAACAGGAGTACAGAACAACAGAG GTTTCCAATAATACCTTAAAGGATTTTGACAAAGACAAAGCCTGGAAAGCAGTTGTGGTGCAGATGGCTCAGTAG
- the MLC1 gene encoding membrane protein MLC1 isoform X4, with the protein MTREEGYREEFSYDRMPTLERGKQENGNYIPDIKSSDLQLSKRLHPCFIYRTWIFSLLMGMYSLKECLLGTERKITCLLITSGFSLYLGNIFPSEMDYLRCAAGSILFVSTFAVTTTCLIWFGCKLVLNPSAININFNLILLILLEIFMATTVIISARSTEDCCMRKKNTTYDSTIVLSNVSFPTRILKSYSVIEVIIGISSVFGGIIALNMDVLVSGPYLSVTFFWILVACFPSAIASHVAAEYPSKCLVEVLIAISSVTSPLLFTASGYLSFSIMQVVDIFKNYPPAVKQSYDVLLLLLMLMLLIQACLTIGTVIQCVNYKTKMKLQDSSWTESQVKKQEYRTTEVSNNTLKDFDKDKAWKAVVVQMAQ; encoded by the exons ATGACCAGGGAAGAAGGTTACCGAGAAGAATTCAGCTATGACAGAATGCCAACTTTGGAGCGGGGAAAGCAAGAGAATGGAAATTATATACCAGATATCAAATCCAGTGACCTTCAGCTATCAAAGAGGCTGCATCCTTGCTTTATTTACAGAACGTGgatcttttctttgctgatggGT ATGTACTCTTTGAAGGAATGTCTActtggaacagaaagaaaaatt ACTTGCCTCCTTATTACCTCTGGGTTTTCACTCTATCTGGGAAATATTTTCCCATCTGAAATGGATTATTTACGTTGTGCAGCAGGTTCA ATTCTGTTTGTCTCTACATTTGCTGTTACAACAACATGTTTAATTTGGTTTGGATGCAAACTTGTCCTGAATCCATCAGCTATAAAT ATAAATTTCAACTTGATTCTACTTATTCTGCTGGAAATCTTCATGGCAACTACTGTGATCATTTCAGCTAGATCTACTGAAGACTGCTGTATGAGAAAGAAA aatACCACGTATGATAGTACCATTGTTTTGAGTAATGTCAGCTTTCCTACTCGAATTCTGAAGTCATACTCA GTAATTGAAGTGATCATTGGAATTTCATCAGTATTTGGTGGCATAATTGCTTTAAATATGGATGTTCTAGTCTCAGGTCCATATCTTTCAGTAACGTTCTTTTGGATCTTGGTTGCT TGCTTTCCTAGTGCTATTGCAAGTCATGTGGCTGCTGAATATCCAAGTAAATGTCTG gTTGAGGTCCTGATTGCCATTAGTAGTGTCACATCCCCATTGTTGTTCACAGCTTCTGGATATTTATCCTTCAGTATCATGCAAGTTGTTGACATCTTTAAAAATTATCCACCTGCTGTTAAA CAGTCTTATGATGTACTACTGTTGCTTCTGATGTTGATGCTGCTAATTCAGGCATGCCTTACTATTGGAACTGTAATACAGTGTGTAAATtacaagacaaaaatgaaactgcaggATTCGTCCTGGACAGAGTCACAGGTTAAAAAACAGGAGTACAGAACAACAGAG GTTTCCAATAATACCTTAAAGGATTTTGACAAAGACAAAGCCTGGAAAGCAGTTGTGGTGCAGATGGCTCAGTAG
- the MLC1 gene encoding membrane protein MLC1 isoform X2, translated as MTREEGYREEFSYDRMPTLERGKQENGNYIPDIKSSDLQLSKRLHPCFIYRTWIFSLLMGMYSLKECLLGTERKITCLLITSGFSLYLGNIFPSEMDYLRCAAGSCIPSAVVSFAIARNKINVIPNFQILFVSTFAVTTTCLIWFGCKLVLNPSAININFNLILLILLEIFMATTVIISARSTEDCCMRKKNTTYDSTIVLSNVSFPTRILKSYSVIEVIIGISSVFGGIIALNMDVLVSGPYLSVTFFWILVACFPSAIASHVAAEYPSKCLVEVLIAISSVTSPLLFTASGYLSFSIMQVVDIFKNYPPAVKSYDVLLLLLMLMLLIQACLTIGTVIQCVNYKTKMKLQDSSWTESQVKKQEYRTTEVSNNTLKDFDKDKAWKAVVVQMAQ; from the exons ATGACCAGGGAAGAAGGTTACCGAGAAGAATTCAGCTATGACAGAATGCCAACTTTGGAGCGGGGAAAGCAAGAGAATGGAAATTATATACCAGATATCAAATCCAGTGACCTTCAGCTATCAAAGAGGCTGCATCCTTGCTTTATTTACAGAACGTGgatcttttctttgctgatggGT ATGTACTCTTTGAAGGAATGTCTActtggaacagaaagaaaaatt ACTTGCCTCCTTATTACCTCTGGGTTTTCACTCTATCTGGGAAATATTTTCCCATCTGAAATGGATTATTTACGTTGTGCAGCAGGTTCA TGTATTCCTTCAGCAGTTGTGAGCTTTGCTATAGCaaggaataaaattaatgtg ATACCCAATTTTCAGATTCTGTTTGTCTCTACATTTGCTGTTACAACAACATGTTTAATTTGGTTTGGATGCAAACTTGTCCTGAATCCATCAGCTATAAAT ATAAATTTCAACTTGATTCTACTTATTCTGCTGGAAATCTTCATGGCAACTACTGTGATCATTTCAGCTAGATCTACTGAAGACTGCTGTATGAGAAAGAAA aatACCACGTATGATAGTACCATTGTTTTGAGTAATGTCAGCTTTCCTACTCGAATTCTGAAGTCATACTCA GTAATTGAAGTGATCATTGGAATTTCATCAGTATTTGGTGGCATAATTGCTTTAAATATGGATGTTCTAGTCTCAGGTCCATATCTTTCAGTAACGTTCTTTTGGATCTTGGTTGCT TGCTTTCCTAGTGCTATTGCAAGTCATGTGGCTGCTGAATATCCAAGTAAATGTCTG gTTGAGGTCCTGATTGCCATTAGTAGTGTCACATCCCCATTGTTGTTCACAGCTTCTGGATATTTATCCTTCAGTATCATGCAAGTTGTTGACATCTTTAAAAATTATCCACCTGCTGTTAAA TCTTATGATGTACTACTGTTGCTTCTGATGTTGATGCTGCTAATTCAGGCATGCCTTACTATTGGAACTGTAATACAGTGTGTAAATtacaagacaaaaatgaaactgcaggATTCGTCCTGGACAGAGTCACAGGTTAAAAAACAGGAGTACAGAACAACAGAG GTTTCCAATAATACCTTAAAGGATTTTGACAAAGACAAAGCCTGGAAAGCAGTTGTGGTGCAGATGGCTCAGTAG
- the MLC1 gene encoding membrane protein MLC1 isoform X1 yields the protein MTREEGYREEFSYDRMPTLERGKQENGNYIPDIKSSDLQLSKRLHPCFIYRTWIFSLLMGMYSLKECLLGTERKITCLLITSGFSLYLGNIFPSEMDYLRCAAGSCIPSAVVSFAIARNKINVIPNFQILFVSTFAVTTTCLIWFGCKLVLNPSAININFNLILLILLEIFMATTVIISARSTEDCCMRKKNTTYDSTIVLSNVSFPTRILKSYSVIEVIIGISSVFGGIIALNMDVLVSGPYLSVTFFWILVACFPSAIASHVAAEYPSKCLVEVLIAISSVTSPLLFTASGYLSFSIMQVVDIFKNYPPAVKQSYDVLLLLLMLMLLIQACLTIGTVIQCVNYKTKMKLQDSSWTESQVKKQEYRTTEVSNNTLKDFDKDKAWKAVVVQMAQ from the exons ATGACCAGGGAAGAAGGTTACCGAGAAGAATTCAGCTATGACAGAATGCCAACTTTGGAGCGGGGAAAGCAAGAGAATGGAAATTATATACCAGATATCAAATCCAGTGACCTTCAGCTATCAAAGAGGCTGCATCCTTGCTTTATTTACAGAACGTGgatcttttctttgctgatggGT ATGTACTCTTTGAAGGAATGTCTActtggaacagaaagaaaaatt ACTTGCCTCCTTATTACCTCTGGGTTTTCACTCTATCTGGGAAATATTTTCCCATCTGAAATGGATTATTTACGTTGTGCAGCAGGTTCA TGTATTCCTTCAGCAGTTGTGAGCTTTGCTATAGCaaggaataaaattaatgtg ATACCCAATTTTCAGATTCTGTTTGTCTCTACATTTGCTGTTACAACAACATGTTTAATTTGGTTTGGATGCAAACTTGTCCTGAATCCATCAGCTATAAAT ATAAATTTCAACTTGATTCTACTTATTCTGCTGGAAATCTTCATGGCAACTACTGTGATCATTTCAGCTAGATCTACTGAAGACTGCTGTATGAGAAAGAAA aatACCACGTATGATAGTACCATTGTTTTGAGTAATGTCAGCTTTCCTACTCGAATTCTGAAGTCATACTCA GTAATTGAAGTGATCATTGGAATTTCATCAGTATTTGGTGGCATAATTGCTTTAAATATGGATGTTCTAGTCTCAGGTCCATATCTTTCAGTAACGTTCTTTTGGATCTTGGTTGCT TGCTTTCCTAGTGCTATTGCAAGTCATGTGGCTGCTGAATATCCAAGTAAATGTCTG gTTGAGGTCCTGATTGCCATTAGTAGTGTCACATCCCCATTGTTGTTCACAGCTTCTGGATATTTATCCTTCAGTATCATGCAAGTTGTTGACATCTTTAAAAATTATCCACCTGCTGTTAAA CAGTCTTATGATGTACTACTGTTGCTTCTGATGTTGATGCTGCTAATTCAGGCATGCCTTACTATTGGAACTGTAATACAGTGTGTAAATtacaagacaaaaatgaaactgcaggATTCGTCCTGGACAGAGTCACAGGTTAAAAAACAGGAGTACAGAACAACAGAG GTTTCCAATAATACCTTAAAGGATTTTGACAAAGACAAAGCCTGGAAAGCAGTTGTGGTGCAGATGGCTCAGTAG
- the MLC1 gene encoding membrane protein MLC1 isoform X6: MTREEGYREEFSYDRMPTLERGKQENGNYIPDIKSSDLQLSKRLHPCFIYRTWIFSLLMGCIPSAVVSFAIARNKINVIPNFQILFVSTFAVTTTCLIWFGCKLVLNPSAININFNLILLILLEIFMATTVIISARSTEDCCMRKKNTTYDSTIVLSNVSFPTRILKSYSVIEVIIGISSVFGGIIALNMDVLVSGPYLSVTFFWILVACFPSAIASHVAAEYPSKCLVEVLIAISSVTSPLLFTASGYLSFSIMQVVDIFKNYPPAVKQSYDVLLLLLMLMLLIQACLTIGTVIQCVNYKTKMKLQDSSWTESQVKKQEYRTTEVSNNTLKDFDKDKAWKAVVVQMAQ; this comes from the exons ATGACCAGGGAAGAAGGTTACCGAGAAGAATTCAGCTATGACAGAATGCCAACTTTGGAGCGGGGAAAGCAAGAGAATGGAAATTATATACCAGATATCAAATCCAGTGACCTTCAGCTATCAAAGAGGCTGCATCCTTGCTTTATTTACAGAACGTGgatcttttctttgctgatggGT TGTATTCCTTCAGCAGTTGTGAGCTTTGCTATAGCaaggaataaaattaatgtg ATACCCAATTTTCAGATTCTGTTTGTCTCTACATTTGCTGTTACAACAACATGTTTAATTTGGTTTGGATGCAAACTTGTCCTGAATCCATCAGCTATAAAT ATAAATTTCAACTTGATTCTACTTATTCTGCTGGAAATCTTCATGGCAACTACTGTGATCATTTCAGCTAGATCTACTGAAGACTGCTGTATGAGAAAGAAA aatACCACGTATGATAGTACCATTGTTTTGAGTAATGTCAGCTTTCCTACTCGAATTCTGAAGTCATACTCA GTAATTGAAGTGATCATTGGAATTTCATCAGTATTTGGTGGCATAATTGCTTTAAATATGGATGTTCTAGTCTCAGGTCCATATCTTTCAGTAACGTTCTTTTGGATCTTGGTTGCT TGCTTTCCTAGTGCTATTGCAAGTCATGTGGCTGCTGAATATCCAAGTAAATGTCTG gTTGAGGTCCTGATTGCCATTAGTAGTGTCACATCCCCATTGTTGTTCACAGCTTCTGGATATTTATCCTTCAGTATCATGCAAGTTGTTGACATCTTTAAAAATTATCCACCTGCTGTTAAA CAGTCTTATGATGTACTACTGTTGCTTCTGATGTTGATGCTGCTAATTCAGGCATGCCTTACTATTGGAACTGTAATACAGTGTGTAAATtacaagacaaaaatgaaactgcaggATTCGTCCTGGACAGAGTCACAGGTTAAAAAACAGGAGTACAGAACAACAGAG GTTTCCAATAATACCTTAAAGGATTTTGACAAAGACAAAGCCTGGAAAGCAGTTGTGGTGCAGATGGCTCAGTAG